The uncultured Eubacteriales bacterium region GATATCCCGGTGGATGATGCCCCGACTATGGGCGTGGCCCAGGGCCTTCATAATCTGCGTGATGAAGTGGAGGGATTCCCGCCAGCTCAGGGGCTCCCCTTTCTTCTGCATATACTGCTTAAGGGTGATACCGTCGATGAGCTCCATAACGATGTAGTCCAGCTGGTCGGAGCGGGACACATCGTAGACGGCCACGATGTTGGGGTGGGACAGCATGGCGACAGCCTGGGACTCATCGTGGAAGCGGCGGCGGAACTCGGCGTCCTGGGCGAGGTCGCTCTTCAGGATTTTAACGGCGACCAAGCGGTTTAAGCGGTGGCAGCGCGCCTTGTAGACCACGGCCATGCCGCCCGAGCCGATGCGCTCCAAGATCTCATATCGATTGTCGAGTAATTTACCTATGTATTGATCCATGGTAAATATCCTCCTACTAATTTCTTCATCGTTATACCTGCAGCAGGACCACCGTCACGTTGTCGGGCGCGTCCCGGTCCATGGTGATTTGCAGCAACCGGGCACAGCAGCTGTCCGGCTCACCCCCGTGGATGACCTCATAGAGGATCTCCTGGTCGGTCACAACGTTACTGAGTCCGTCAGAGCAGAGGAGCAGAAACTCCCCCTCCGCCAGGTTCTGGTGGTAGAGGTCGGCACGGATATGGCCCTCAGCGCCCAGTGCCCGTGTAATCAGGTTCTTTCTGGGGTGGAGTCGGGCCTCCTCGGGGGTAATTTCGCCACGGGTCACCAAGTCCTCGACAACGGAGTGGTCACGGGTCACCTTAGTAATGCCCTTATCGGTGATGAGGTAGCACCGGCTGTCGCCGATGTTTAGGATATGGGCGACGCCGCCCTCAATGAGTGCGGCCACCATAGTGGTACCCATGCCCAGACAGTCCGGATCCGCGCCGGAGCGGTAGAATACCGCGCCGTTGGCCTGCTCGGCAGCATCCATCAGCACCTGGTCGGGATCGGCCTGCTTTTCGGAGCTCTGACTTCGCAGTGCCTCCACAAAGGTGTCCACGGCTAAGGTGCTGGCCACGTTGCCCGCCTTCGCGCCGCCCATGCCGTCGCATACGACGGCAGCGGCCAACGCGTCCGTAATGGATAAGTAATAGGCATCCTGATTCTGTTGTCTGACGGCGCCCTTGTCGGTCACGCCCCAACCCTTTACCATATCGATTGCCTCTATTCTTCGTCGTTGCAAAGTCCGCTTTATTCGCCCCAGCTTATCGTGGTCGCAAATTCTGCTTCGCTCTGGGTGACTTGACGGCCCCCTTCGCTTTGCTTCCTTGCTCCTTTTCTCCCCGCAGAACCCTGGTTTTGTGGGGATCCCAGTGGGCTCACTCCGCTCCCTTGCTCCTCCTCTCCCCACCCGATGCTGGCGCATCGCGCAGGGGCCCCATGGCCTTCCTACGGAGCTGCCCGCAGGAAGCGTCTATGTCTCCGCCCAGCTTTCGGCGGACAGTGACCGTGATGCCATGGCTCTCCAGCCGCTTTTGAAAGGCCTCCACCCGGCGGCTGGGCTTGAACGGGCTCTCCTCCACCTCGTTAAGTGGGATTAGATTCACGTGGCCCGGCGTGCCTTTCAGGTGTTTCGCCAGAAGGTCGGCCTGCCAGTCGGAGTCATTCACCCCGTCGATCATGGCGTACTCATAGGAGATGCGCCGCCCGGTCTTCTCAAAATAGCGGCGGCAGGCGGCGAAGAGCTTTTCCACGCCCACCGAGCGGTTCACCGGCATAATAGCGCTCCTTGTCTCATCGTCAGGCGCGTGAAGGGAAACTGACAGGGTCAATTGTAACCGAAGCTCTGCCAGTTTGTCAATTTTTTCGATGAGCCCACAGGTGGAAAGGGAGATGTGCCGCATTCCGATATTGAGCCCCTCCGGGCTGTTCACAAGCTCTAAAAACCGCAGCACAGCGTCAAAATTGTCCAACGGCTCCCCGATGCCCATGAGGACGATATTGGAAATCATTGCACCTGAATCGAGTTGGGTGAAAAGCACCTGATCCAAAATCTCGGCCGAGGTCAGGTTCCGAATCTTACCTCCCAGGGTGGACGCGCAGAACGCGCACCCCATGAGGCAGCCCACCTGGGAGGAGATGCAGACAGTATTCCCATGATGGTAGCGCATCAAAACAGTTTCGATGCAATTTCCGTCCCCCAGCCGCCAGAGGTATTTAATGGTCCCGTCCTGGGCCGACTCCTGTTTCCGCTCAACGGTAGGGACGGTAATGAAACAGGTCTGCGCCAGTTTCTCTCGCAGAGGCTTGGAGAGGTTGCTCATCTCATCAAAACTCCTCACCCCCCGGTGGAGCCACTGAAAGACCTGCTTGGCGCGGAAAGCGGGCTCCCCCAGCTCCTTGAAGAAGTCGGCCATCTCGGCCTGATTCATGGATTTAATGTCAATCATACTTGTTTCCTCAATTTCGCAAAGAAAAAGCCATCGGTGCCATGGTGGTGAGGCCAGAGGGTCACAATCCCATCAGGCGCTTGCCCCACCGGGCCGGGCAGCGTCAGCGGTTCAAGTGTAAAGTCTTTATGCCTGTCAATAAAATCCCGGACAATGGCGGTGTTCTCCCGATCCAGAACAGTGCAGGTGGCGTAGAGCAGCACCCCGCCGGGCTTAACGTATTGGCAGACGTTGTCCAGAATGGCCCTCTGGACGGAGGGCAGCCCCTCCAGAAGCTTCGGATCTTTGTAGCGGATATCCGGTTTTTTTCGGATGATGCCCAGGCCTGAGCAGGGCACGTCGGCCAGTACCGTATCAAAGGCACCGTGCCATTCGGGGCGGTCCTCCTTGGCATCCTGGGTCATGGGGACGATACAGTCGAAGCCCAGCCGCTCCGCCCCGGCCGCAATCAGTTTTTCCTTGTGGGGATGAATGTCGCAGGAGAGGACTTCTCCCCTGCCCTCCATAGCAATCGCCGCCGCAAAGGACTTGCCCCCCGGCGCAGCACAGGCATCCAGCACGCGCGTTCCCGGCTCCGGCCCGGCAGCCATCACCGCCAGCCGCGCGGCGGCGTCCTGCACATAGAAAAGGCCCTCCTGAAAGGCGGCCAGATTCTCCAGGTTGCCGGTACCTGAGAGGATAAGGCAGTCGGACAGCCAGGGATGTGGCTCGGCGCTCACGCGGTCAGCAGCAAGGGAGATTTGGAGCTTTGCCGTCGTCACCCGCAGAGTGTTGACCTGGGCCACCATGGGAGGCTGGCTGTTGTCCGCCGCCA contains the following coding sequences:
- a CDS encoding Protein phosphatase 2C, whose amino-acid sequence is MVKGWGVTDKGAVRQQNQDAYYLSITDALAAAVVCDGMGGAKAGNVASTLAVDTFVEALRSQSSEKQADPDQVLMDAAEQANGAVFYRSGADPDCLGMGTTMVAALIEGGVAHILNIGDSRCYLITDKGITKVTRDHSVVEDLVTRGEITPEEARLHPRKNLITRALGAEGHIRADLYHQNLAEGEFLLLCSDGLSNVVTDQEILYEVIHGGEPDSCCARLLQITMDRDAPDNVTVVLLQV
- the sun gene encoding Ribosomal RNA small subunit methyltransferase B translates to MAQTAREIALLALSACEKQGAWSDGYLKKALREAGLDSRDAAFATRVCFGVLQNRMLLDSYIARYSTIKPEKLENRVLCALRVAVYQLRFMDRVPQSAAVNESVSLARKYAKNPRAAGLVNAVLRSIVRDGESLPQPADLATRYSHPEWLVKELRLSVGDDELEALLAADNSQPPMVAQVNTLRVTTAKLQISLAADRVSAEPHPWLSDCLILSGTGNLENLAAFQEGLFYVQDAAARLAVMAAGPEPGTRVLDACAAPGGKSFAAAIAMEGRGEVLSCDIHPHKEKLIAAGAERLGFDCIVPMTQDAKEDRPEWHGAFDTVLADVPCSGLGIIRKKPDIRYKDPKLLEGLPSVQRAILDNVCQYVKPGGVLLYATCTVLDRENTAIVRDFIDRHKDFTLEPLTLPGPVGQAPDGIVTLWPHHHGTDGFFFAKLRKQV
- the rlmN gene encoding putative dual-specificity RNA methyltransferase RlmN (Evidence 3 : Function proposed based on presence of conserved amino acid motif, structural feature or limited homology); this encodes MIDIKSMNQAEMADFFKELGEPAFRAKQVFQWLHRGVRSFDEMSNLSKPLREKLAQTCFITVPTVERKQESAQDGTIKYLWRLGDGNCIETVLMRYHHGNTVCISSQVGCLMGCAFCASTLGGKIRNLTSAEILDQVLFTQLDSGAMISNIVLMGIGEPLDNFDAVLRFLELVNSPEGLNIGMRHISLSTCGLIEKIDKLAELRLQLTLSVSLHAPDDETRSAIMPVNRSVGVEKLFAACRRYFEKTGRRISYEYAMIDGVNDSDWQADLLAKHLKGTPGHVNLIPLNEVEESPFKPSRRVEAFQKRLESHGITVTVRRKLGGDIDASCGQLRRKAMGPLRDAPASGGERRSKGAE